The window TTAGCGTATCTGTGTGTATGTATTCATGTGTGTTTAAGTGTATATTGGATATGCGTAAGAGTGTGTGTAACGTGTAACGAGCTGTGCGTAGCTCGAAGGGAAATTCGCTCGTGTCGCGAGAGAGGAGGAACTCGATGCTATCCTCGGTGATTGGCTCGTTTTGCGCTCCACGGGCAATTAATCGAGCATTAATTGATCGTATGCGACGGCTGCCGCGCAATTAGAGGCAGCACGCTCGACGAAATTCCCCAACGATTTAATAATCGATCGAAGGAATGCCGTGGCTAAGTCATTCATGATCTATTTTAAATTTCGTGAGTAAAAGGTATCCGGTTGTTTCTGAtaaaaatctaataaatttttttaatttattagattttctttcttttttcgttttcgttgaaaaatacatTCGCCGAAAATTACAATATCGGATACGATCGATTAACATTCGATATGTGTAATGAGAATACTAAAACGTCGAAGCGTTTGAAAAGCGAGGGGAAACATCTTGCGTCTGGCTAGAAAACGACACGAGCGAGATTCATTCCGGGCAACGTACAATTCGAAACttaagttattattaaaatcttaacgtttagaagaaaagaaaaagacgcgTCGCTGTCGTGAAAACCGATTCCCGGCGATGGATATTCACTTTACtggaatatacaaaaatatgaaatgttttaaaaatgaaGGCATCGAGAGGCTCGTTGTgaatctaaaatataaaatcatagGTAATGAAGTACTTTCGTTTTTCACCTCTCGACTGTCTCcgataaataatgaaaaaaagaggaaactaAGCGATATACAACAAAGTTGTCACAAAACTATATACAATCCATCGTTGGAGTAACGATTTTCACGGTATTTCGGATTTAACGCTTTATTATCGCCGCGTCTTTTCGTAATTATCTattaatcattttcttttttcccttcgttCTCTCTCGATAAAGTATgctatatatactataaaatacgagtattattaataaatgttaatCACTTTCCAGCTGATAtccaattaaatttaatttcaatgatGGTGATAATTGCATTAATTACATGGCTATACATTTAACATATTTTGTACAATCGATAAGCTTCAAAGTCATACCAGATCATACCAGAAATCGTGTAATTTTCAATTGTTCCCGAGGTAATCGTGGATTCAAGAGCGTGTTATCTGATTGCATTTTGTAAGAACGGAACTCGCGATTCATCGAGTCGAGCAATCGATCGACTCCACACATCGCGacatttgatatttaaatttccctttgctttgttgtaattttcattcaaatctTAGCGTTGCAAGATGCCAAAAATTCTCAAGCAATTTTATAGGGTCCGTCATACGCGTTGTGAGCACCACGATATCGAACCTCCTCGTCGGAACACACTAAACTCTGCTCTTTATTCCAAGTTAAATAAAAACATTATTGAGCAAAAATCAATGTCCCACTGTACATTGTAATTGCTATTCGCTAAATATTAGCTCGCGAGATCATTTATCACGGGACTACGATAATTTCGATAGATAGATCACTCtgaggataaaataaaaaaaaaaagaaactaacaTTACCGATTATTTCCGATTACCTGaattagaaatgaaaaatataatttttaatattaaattaagaagAGATATTTTGCCCTACAgtttataatatgatatttatatcgtactactataaccaataaactattaataataaattaaaatctaaTTCACGATCAGATGGGTGTCTGCTCGACTCCCAGTGTCTGATcgaatataataagaaaaactCAATTCGAGAAGTCGCGATTACCTCAGctcgatatattatatagtttACCATCATGATGTTCGATTGATGACCAACAAATCTCACGCTTCGATTGATAATCACGAACACACCGTGGGGGCAAAGATCATCAGATAACGACCGTCATTGTTCCTTCATCCACGATGCTAGTCTTCGATGTTGGGACTCCTCTCAAATCACGTCCTTAGATGGACGTTATGGTTGTTTTTCTTTCTGTGCGTCTCGAGGTGCTTCATCATGTGGTCCTTTCTGATGAATCCCTTTCCGCAAGTATCACAGGCGTACGGCTTTTCGCCAGTATGGAGGCACATGTGCCGCCTAAGATCAGTTTTATGATTAAACTGCTTCGGGCATATTTCACACTTGTATGGCTTGTCACCTGCGTGCTTCTGCAGGTGCTCCGCGTGCAGGTACTCGAGGGTGAATCTCTTACCGCACTGATTGCATTTGTATGGCTTGTCACCAGAGTGAAAACTTTTATTGTGTTGTGTCAAATAGCAAGCCTTGTTGAAAATCTTGTCACATTCGATACACTTGTGGAAACCATCTTGAGAAATATAATGTGAACCAGTGAATGTGCTGGTTATTACGTGATGTTCCTTAATTTCAAAATTGCCTTTCAGTTTCAGATTTTTCGCTAATTGCCTACCGACATTCGGATTTACCTCCTCTTTCGCTTGTACCATTCGCGGTAAATTGTTGTTTGCTTCGAGATTGCCTCGAGTCTGCTGAAGCGGTTGCGCCTGAACTTCATACCGCTTGATGATCATGCCGTCAGTGTTCACTCCCACGTTTGTAAGGGATTCGTATCGAGGCGGTGAACTTCTATACAGACAGTAACCCGAATCAGACGATTCGAATGATCGATTTTGAGGAGATACGTTCTCCTCTGGACTTAGCCCCCCCACGTTAATGGCCTCCGGTTGATTTGGGTCAGCCATAAACCCGGTTACGTTGAATTCCGTGAAACTTGGTAGGAGCCTTTGATGATTGCTAAAGGTCCCAAAACCGGGTAAAACATCCTGAGATAGCTGATTTtcttgctgctgctgctgctgctgttgttgctgagATTGGTCGGACAGCGGTAAAGACGTCTCATTACCAGTAGTAGTTAGCTGGATGGTGATAGACTCCAGCAGGCCCGGGATGTTGGTAGTAGTTATAACGTGGGGGGGCAAGGCGTTTGGGTACGGCTGATGAGGCATCGTAGTACCCCCCATCGCCGTGGGCGAAGCCATTGCTGGGTGGACCGAGCCCGGCGTTATGGGAGATGGCGAATTCATGTGGTGGTGCGGGTGGGAGCCCATTGGCGAAGGGGAACTCAGGTGGGGCGGTAGCGGTGGGTGCATGGGTGACATGGGCGAATTCATGGGATGGATCGGAAGTTGGCCCGACGGCGAACCCATTGGAAGGTGATGCaactgctgctgttgttgctgttgcggTTGGTGGCCCAGTTGAGAGGACGGCGAGCCCATTTGTTGCTGATGATGGGCCGCCAGTGGAGATTCCACCGGAGAAATGTGCACCGGTACCATTGTGGAGCCCAAGTGCACCGCTGTAGGCGATTGTTGCGTTAGACCCGCCACCGTTACCGCCGAAGAttcgctgctgctgctgctgttggaATTGTTGTTGTAGAGATTGGTGGGCGTGTGGAGCAGGCCCCTCGCCGCCTCGCCCGAGGGACCTGCCATCAAGTTTGGGGGACTTCCGGAAGAAGATAACTCTGGCGATCTAGATGCTCCTCCGCCTCTGCCACTAGAATGGCTATCTCTACCAGGATGATGATGAGCACTGATCGGCAAGTTCGCTGGGTCTGGCTGATTACTCTGTTTAACAGCGTTCTTGTGCAGCGTCGTATTGTAGTGCCTCTTCAGATGGCCCGAGCTGGTGAACCACTTGTTGCACGCGGTGCAGTTGTAGGTCTTTGGCCGTCGCGCCTCGTTACTTTTCCACGATTGATTAGCTAAAGGCGGAGGTTTAGGTGGTTGTTGCAGCAGACCCCCGGGTATCTGGTGACCGGGCATCGGTTGCGTGCTTGTAATAATAGGGGAACTCGGATGTCGCGGTGCTTCGACGGGCATGTGTTGCCCTCGTATGAATTGATTCTGATCCGAAAGTGGTGAAATACTATCCATTGAAACCATAGGCGATAACCCGGGATGATAATCATGAGGTTGTGCGGCCGGTGGCCAACCCAACATAGAACTCACCGAATGTGTACCAGCCCTCTGCTGCTGCTGATGTTGCTGTTGCATTACCTGCTGTTGATGCATTTGTAGCTGCAACTcctgctgttgctgctgatgAATTCTTATTAGCTCCTCCTCGTATCTATGAGTCTGCACCTTGTGCGAATCCAAATCGAGAATTTCCGCCTGTTCGTCCGGCTCCTTAGTCATATCCAGTTTTACCGGTTGCCTACCATTATAATCATAGCCAGATTGTTGTTGTTGACTAGATTGCGGCGGTGATGCGTGCATCTGCTGCGGCTGCTGATTTTGCTGTTGAGGACTATTACCCAGTTGTTGATATTGATGTCCAGGATAACCTCCAGGTGAATTCGAGTGATTTGTTCTTACGTGTTCACCCAGCTGATTCGCATCCTCGTACACAGCACCGCACTTCTCACACTGTAGTGGCGGACTTCTCGGACTGGTGGAACTCACTGAATTGGCACGTTCCGATGGAAAGTGTTGCTGATGTTGATATGGATGATAACGCGAATAACttccaccaccaccacccacgCCGTTGTCTTCACGCGGCGGTGAGTAATGATGGGACAACATGTAGGCCTGATCGTTCTGCATGAAATAATTTTCGCCGTACATCGACGTCTGAAATTGATTGTAACTCTGGCTAGCAGCTGGCTGCTGTTGTTGAGTTACTTGCTGCTGCGGCTGCTGCTGTTGAACTGGCTGCTGCGGCTGCTGCTGTTGAACTTGCTGCTGCGGCTGCTGCTGCGGCTGCTGCTGTTGAacctgctgttgttgttgtgtTGATGACTGTTGAGACGACAACGTAGGATCCTGCGAGGGGGGCCTCGAAGAAGATTCGCTCGAGTCCGCCGGAGCAGTCACGCTATCGCGTTTGACGCCCACGTGACTGATGTGATTACCGgccttattattattgttgttactCTCCTCCTGCTGAGCCTGGTTCGCCCACTGACTGAGCAGGTTCTCCTGGTGATATCTCAGGTGCACTTCGAGACTTTTATCGCTTTCGAAGTATAGACCACAATCCTTGCAATGATGCTCCGAATTCGAACTGCCGCCTACGtactgctgttgttgttgttgttgttgttgctgctgctgctgctgctgctgttgttgttggtGTTGTTGTTGTTCAACACTCGTGTTTTCACTCatattgttcttttttctctactcCACTTTCGTCTTGTTTTAAGACGCACCCTTCTCCGTGGAAAGAAAATTGCACGCTCTTATTCACGTTTCTTTCCTCTGGGTAACAGCGTACTATCAGTgacacgaaaaataaaaaagcgaCCCGGCACACACTTTACACCGAAACAATAGCGTCGTACACACACGTGCGCGCTTACACGCGCTTGCGCGCGCGCGAAATTTCAATAACAGTCTGTCTTATTATCACGATGTCGTTTGTCTCACTTTCTCGATTTCCAAAGGGTTCGAACACTAGACAATTCTTGTTGCAAGGCGTCTGAGCGATAATGTGGCTTGGAAGCGCGTATCAAGTCGGGATGTCTCGCATCTTCGTACTTTCAACCGTCGACGAACGTCGATATGGGTTTCCTCGCGTACAGCACATTGACAATGACTCAAGACGCGCGGAAACAAGAATCATGCCAATCAACGAGCAAACATTCACAAGGACAGTATTTTCAAGATCAAATTGTCAAAAGAAAACaaatgaaaggaaaaagaaaaaaaaggagtaCACCGTGTTCTACATTTATCATATGATCGTATATATGGCAGGAGAGAAAGTTAGGATTAACCTCGGTCGCTCCAGCTGGTGCGACATTGATATTGAATATATCTCCATGTGCGACATGGTCGCCTCGACGATACGCCGACGACGACAATGGCTCTGATGGCTGTTGTAAAACGCGACTCCGAACCGTTCAGCCTTAATCCGCGTTCACCGACGCGATGTCTCAACACCAATGAATTTTGTATCTCGAACTTAGCTAAGAAACTCACAAAGCGATACGTTcggaaaaagataaataaacgaacaaaaaatacaaacaaTAACGATACGCGTACGATTTACATCGTTGGATTGGCAATCACTCGATTTTCGATCACTCGTCCCCACTGTTCCGATTATCCGTAACTCCTCAATAAAAAAATTCACGCAACGTAATAATAACCAGAATTTCTTTTCGAATTATTGGTCATATCACAATCCATCACTTTTCACTGTTCACTGATAACGAATATGTCTGTCTTCTTTCCGTCACTGTTCACGCGAACAATAGGCTTGCAGTCTCCACTGTAAGGATTGACCGAATTATTTAATGCCGCACCGTCGACGCTCACGATCAACCAGAGCGAAGGATCGAAAGTTCTGTACGATCG is drawn from Bombus terrestris chromosome 12, iyBomTerr1.2, whole genome shotgun sequence and contains these coding sequences:
- the LOC105666344 gene encoding mediator of RNA polymerase II transcription subunit 12 — its product is MSENTSVEQQQHQQQQQQQQQQQQQQQQQQQYVGGSSNSEHHCKDCGLYFESDKSLEVHLRYHQENLLSQWANQAQQEESNNNNNKAGNHISHVGVKRDSVTAPADSSESSSRPPSQDPTLSSQQSSTQQQQQVQQQQPQQQPQQQVQQQQPQQPVQQQQPQQQVTQQQQPAASQSYNQFQTSMYGENYFMQNDQAYMLSHHYSPPREDNGVGGGGGSYSRYHPYQHQQHFPSERANSVSSTSPRSPPLQCEKCGAVYEDANQLGEHVRTNHSNSPGGYPGHQYQQLGNSPQQQNQQPQQMHASPPQSSQQQQSGYDYNGRQPVKLDMTKEPDEQAEILDLDSHKVQTHRYEEELIRIHQQQQQELQLQMHQQQVMQQQHQQQQRAGTHSVSSMLGWPPAAQPHDYHPGLSPMVSMDSISPLSDQNQFIRGQHMPVEAPRHPSSPIITSTQPMPGHQIPGGLLQQPPKPPPLANQSWKSNEARRPKTYNCTACNKWFTSSGHLKRHYNTTLHKNAVKQSNQPDPANLPISAHHHPGRDSHSSGRGGGASRSPELSSSGSPPNLMAGPSGEAARGLLHTPTNLYNNNSNSSSSSESSAVTVAGLTQQSPTAVHLGSTMVPVHISPVESPLAAHHQQQMGSPSSQLGHQPQQQQQQQLHHLPMGSPSGQLPIHPMNSPMSPMHPPLPPHLSSPSPMGSHPHHHMNSPSPITPGSVHPAMASPTAMGGTTMPHQPYPNALPPHVITTTNIPGLLESITIQLTTTGNETSLPLSDQSQQQQQQQQQQENQLSQDVLPGFGTFSNHQRLLPSFTEFNVTGFMADPNQPEAINVGGLSPEENVSPQNRSFESSDSGYCLYRSSPPRYESLTNVGVNTDGMIIKRYEVQAQPLQQTRGNLEANNNLPRMVQAKEEVNPNVGRQLAKNLKLKGNFEIKEHHVITSTFTGSHYISQDGFHKCIECDKIFNKACYLTQHNKSFHSGDKPYKCNQCGKRFTLEYLHAEHLQKHAGDKPYKCEICPKQFNHKTDLRRHMCLHTGEKPYACDTCGKGFIRKDHMMKHLETHRKKNNHNVHLRT